A region from the Prionailurus viverrinus isolate Anna chromosome E2, UM_Priviv_1.0, whole genome shotgun sequence genome encodes:
- the FPR2 gene encoding N-formyl peptide receptor 2 isoform X1, whose protein sequence is MENARVCKMETNLSIAPNEYEEILHESAGYTVLWILSLVVLGITFVLGVLGNGLVIWVAGFRMARSVTTICYLNLALADFSFTATLPFLIVSMAMKERWPFGWFLCKVIHIVVDINLFGSVFLIAFIALDRCICVLHPVWAQNHRTVSLATKLIIGPWIFALVLTLPVFIFLTTVNDGTGNIYCTFNFAHWGNSIEQRLKVAITMLTIRGIIRFIIGFSMPMSIVAICYGLIAAKIRKKGMIKSSRPLRVLTAVVASFFLCWFPFQMVALLSTVWLKQMLFEGKYKILDVLTNPTSSLAFFNSCLNPILYVFMGQDFRERLIHSLPASLERALTEDLSQTSDTTNKSTLPHEEAELQAM, encoded by the exons ATGGAAAATGCTC GTGTGTGCAAGATGGAAACCAACCTCTCCATCGCTCCGAATGAATATGAAGAGATACTCCACGAGTCTGCTGGCTACACTGTTCTGTGGATCCTATCACTGGTGGTGCTTGGGATCACCTTTGTCCTTGGCGTCCTGGGCAATGGGCTTGTGATCTGGGTGGCTGGATTCCGGATGGCACGCAGTGTCACCACCATCTGTTACCTGAACTTGGCCTTGGCCGACTTCTCTTTCACTGCCACTCTGCCATTTCTCATTGTCTCAATGGCCATGAAAGAACGGTGGCCTTTTGGCTGGTTCCTGTGTAAGGTAATTCACATTGTGGTGGACATCAACCTGTTTGGAAGTGTCTTCCTCATTGCTTTCATTGCCCTGGACCGCTGTATTTGTGTCTTGCATCCAGTCTGGGCCCAGAACCACCGCACTGTAAGTCTGGCTACAAAACTCATCATTGGACCCTGGATTTTTGCCCTAGTCCTTACCTTGCCAGTTTTCATCTTCTTGACTACAGTAAATGATGGAACAGGGAATATATACTGTACTTTCAACTTTGCACACTGGGGCAACAGTATTGAACAGAGGTTGAAGGTGGCTATCACCATGTTGACAATCAGAGGGATCATCCGGTTTATCATTGGCTTCAGTATGCCAATGTCCATTGTTGCTATCTGCTATGGGCTCATTGCTGCCAAGATACGTAAAAAAGGCATGATTAAATCCAGCCGTCCCTTAAGGGTCCTTACTGCTGTTGtggcttccttctttctctgttggTTCCCCTTTCAAATGGTTGCCCTTTTAAGCACAGTCTGGCTCAAACAGATGCTGTTTGAGGGCAAGTACAAAATCCTTGATGTCCTGACTAATCCAACAAGCTCCCTGGCCTTCTTCAACAGCTGCCTCAATCCAATCCTTTATGTCTTCATGGGCCAAGACTTCCGAGAGAGACTGATCCACTCCCTGCCTGCCAGTCTGGAGAGGGCCCTTACTGAGGACTTATCCCAGACCAGTGACACAACAAACAAATCCACTTTACCTCATGAAGAAGCAGAGTTACAGGCAATGTGA
- the FPR2 gene encoding N-formyl peptide receptor 2 isoform X2 produces METNLSIAPNEYEEILHESAGYTVLWILSLVVLGITFVLGVLGNGLVIWVAGFRMARSVTTICYLNLALADFSFTATLPFLIVSMAMKERWPFGWFLCKVIHIVVDINLFGSVFLIAFIALDRCICVLHPVWAQNHRTVSLATKLIIGPWIFALVLTLPVFIFLTTVNDGTGNIYCTFNFAHWGNSIEQRLKVAITMLTIRGIIRFIIGFSMPMSIVAICYGLIAAKIRKKGMIKSSRPLRVLTAVVASFFLCWFPFQMVALLSTVWLKQMLFEGKYKILDVLTNPTSSLAFFNSCLNPILYVFMGQDFRERLIHSLPASLERALTEDLSQTSDTTNKSTLPHEEAELQAM; encoded by the coding sequence ATGGAAACCAACCTCTCCATCGCTCCGAATGAATATGAAGAGATACTCCACGAGTCTGCTGGCTACACTGTTCTGTGGATCCTATCACTGGTGGTGCTTGGGATCACCTTTGTCCTTGGCGTCCTGGGCAATGGGCTTGTGATCTGGGTGGCTGGATTCCGGATGGCACGCAGTGTCACCACCATCTGTTACCTGAACTTGGCCTTGGCCGACTTCTCTTTCACTGCCACTCTGCCATTTCTCATTGTCTCAATGGCCATGAAAGAACGGTGGCCTTTTGGCTGGTTCCTGTGTAAGGTAATTCACATTGTGGTGGACATCAACCTGTTTGGAAGTGTCTTCCTCATTGCTTTCATTGCCCTGGACCGCTGTATTTGTGTCTTGCATCCAGTCTGGGCCCAGAACCACCGCACTGTAAGTCTGGCTACAAAACTCATCATTGGACCCTGGATTTTTGCCCTAGTCCTTACCTTGCCAGTTTTCATCTTCTTGACTACAGTAAATGATGGAACAGGGAATATATACTGTACTTTCAACTTTGCACACTGGGGCAACAGTATTGAACAGAGGTTGAAGGTGGCTATCACCATGTTGACAATCAGAGGGATCATCCGGTTTATCATTGGCTTCAGTATGCCAATGTCCATTGTTGCTATCTGCTATGGGCTCATTGCTGCCAAGATACGTAAAAAAGGCATGATTAAATCCAGCCGTCCCTTAAGGGTCCTTACTGCTGTTGtggcttccttctttctctgttggTTCCCCTTTCAAATGGTTGCCCTTTTAAGCACAGTCTGGCTCAAACAGATGCTGTTTGAGGGCAAGTACAAAATCCTTGATGTCCTGACTAATCCAACAAGCTCCCTGGCCTTCTTCAACAGCTGCCTCAATCCAATCCTTTATGTCTTCATGGGCCAAGACTTCCGAGAGAGACTGATCCACTCCCTGCCTGCCAGTCTGGAGAGGGCCCTTACTGAGGACTTATCCCAGACCAGTGACACAACAAACAAATCCACTTTACCTCATGAAGAAGCAGAGTTACAGGCAATGTGA